The DNA region CAATTGTTCCGAATCTGGTTTCCGAAAAAATTATTTCTGCGGATGCTTCCTACCTTATCAATACCCCAAAACTACAATCGCGTTTAACAGGATATTTTACCGATTTTAGAGATGGCACTAAGGTTAATTCCTTTTTTGCGGAAATAGGCTCGGGTGCCGATTTTTTTCAGGAGGTTATCACCAATATCGATAAAAGGCATATTGGTTTAGAGTTTGGGCTAGAATATGAAATCATCCCAAACCTAACTGGTTCCGCCGTTGTGGCTTTTGGACAACATACCTATACCAAAAATGCCAATGTTGGGGTCAACTTTGACACCGCTGGATTTAGTGAAGACCTAATCAATAATACAGGTTTTATAGACCTTGGCGAAACGTACCTAAAAAATTATAAAGTTGCCAATGGCCCACAACAAGCCTATTCTATTGGGTTGTTTTATAAAAACCCCAAAGATTGGTGGATCAACGCATCATGTAATTATTTTTCAAACGGCTATTTGGATATTTCGGCAATTACCCGAACTGAAAGTTTTTTTAATAATCCCAACGATTATGGACAGCCTTTTAACAATATTGACTTTGATTTGGCAAGAAAGTTATTGCGGCAAGAAAAATTTGATAATTACAGCATTATCAATCTTTCTGCCGGTAAATCTTGGAAATTCAAAACCATAAATCTAAAACTAGTCGGCAGTATTCACAATCTATTTGATGTTAATTATAAATCTGGTGGATATGAACAATCACGCACCGCAAATTATGGTGCTTTGGTTGCCGATACCGAAAACGGTGCAGACCAACGTAATTTTGGTCCAAAATATTGGTACGGTTTCGGGCGGACTTATTTTATAAATCTGGCATTAAGCTTCAAAAAATACAAACGTTATGAAGACAATTAAAACATTTTTATTTTTCATCTTTCTTGCCATAATTTCTTGTGTACAAGATGATGAGTACAGCATTCCGAAAATTAGTGAGTGCAACGAAACAGTTTTACCGCCTACAAAAACCGTTAAAGATATTTACAATTCCACAACCAGCATCGTCACAAAATATACAGAACCCGATGTTATTGAAGCCTACGTAACTTCAAACGATCAATCGGGGAATTTCTTTAAAATATTACATTTACAGACCTTGGACGGAAGTCGCGGATTTAGCATTCCTGTTGATGTAGCTGATTTATATACGATTTTCAATCCCGGAAGGAAAGTTTCTATCAACCTTCAAAACACCTATACGCAATTGCATTTTGAAGGTTTGGAAATCGGCAATTTAATGGTCGATGAGCGTACCAAAGAAGAATTTATCGGTAAAATAACCGCTACCAATTTTAAAAATATTTTGGTAAAAACCTGCGATGCGGTTGATGAGGAAGAACTGGTACAAAAAATTACATTGAACGAAATTACCGATGCCCATCTCAATACGTTAATTGAGCTAAAGGACGTACAATTTGAAGATGCAGCATTGGGCAAAACCCTGTACGATACCAATACCGACAGCGGCGGAGGTACCAATTATCTGATAGAAGATATTTCAGAATCGTCCATTGCCTTTCGGACAAGTGCTTTTGCAGACTTTGGAACTACGGAAGTCCCAAACGGTAACGGTACCATCAGAGGCGTATTGACAAAATTCAGCAATACCTATCAAATTTTGATCAGAAGTATTGAAGATGTTCAATTGAACAACGAAAGAAAACGAATCGGTTTTGCGGAAAATATCAGCGGAACAAAGGTAAATATTGCCGATATCAGGGCCTTATTTTCGGGAAGGGATACCAAAATTACCGATGATGTTTACATCGAGGGCGTCATTACCATGTCCGGTATCGATGAAAACAATATGAGCGACCGTAATGCCTTTATTCAAGATGAATCCGGTGCTATTGCCTTGCGGATGTCTTCGGCAACATCGTTACGTAGAGGTTATCAGGTAAAAATCAACCTAAAAGATGTGGTACTGGGCAGTTTACGCGGATTGTTGCAGGCCAATATTACCCAGTATAAACAGGTGCTTTTTGTAGCAGATAATGTGGCCTTGCCCGAACCAAAACCACTATCCATAGCAGAAATCAATACCGGAGATTATGAGGCTCAACTGGTCAGTATTGATGATGTGCAGTTTGAAACCGAAGATGGTACTTACAAGGGCAATCAGCCCATAACAGATTGTAAAGATTTAATTGATGTACTAACCATTACCAAAGCTTCTTTTGCCGAGGAAAATTATCCTAATGGCAATGGTAAAATAATTGGAATTGCCTCTACCTACACAAATTCAGTATTATTAATACGCGATTTAGACGATACTATGAATATGACCGGAACTAGGTGTGTACCTACTGGCGATATTACTAATAAAGTGTTCATTTCCGAAATAGCAGACCCTGATAATAATACCAAGGCTCGTTTTATAGAACTTTATAATGCCGATACCAAACCAATCGATCTTACCGCATGGACATTGAATAGATATACCAATGCTAATACAACGGTCTCGTCTTCTATTGATCTTACGGGAATTACATTAGAGGTTGGACAAGTATTTGTCATAGCTGTTGATGCCACAGAGTTTGAAGCGGTTTATGGCTTTGCACCTGATATGGATGGTACAAGTACAGGCCCAGCAGGTTCCAATGGTGATGATAATATCACGTTGGTCGATCCGAACGGAACACTTATAGACATCTTTGGCGTTATTGGCGAAGATGGTTCGGGT from Aureibaculum sp. 2308TA14-22 includes:
- a CDS encoding DUF5689 domain-containing protein; its protein translation is MKTIKTFLFFIFLAIISCVQDDEYSIPKISECNETVLPPTKTVKDIYNSTTSIVTKYTEPDVIEAYVTSNDQSGNFFKILHLQTLDGSRGFSIPVDVADLYTIFNPGRKVSINLQNTYTQLHFEGLEIGNLMVDERTKEEFIGKITATNFKNILVKTCDAVDEEELVQKITLNEITDAHLNTLIELKDVQFEDAALGKTLYDTNTDSGGGTNYLIEDISESSIAFRTSAFADFGTTEVPNGNGTIRGVLTKFSNTYQILIRSIEDVQLNNERKRIGFAENISGTKVNIADIRALFSGRDTKITDDVYIEGVITMSGIDENNMSDRNAFIQDESGAIALRMSSATSLRRGYQVKINLKDVVLGSLRGLLQANITQYKQVLFVADNVALPEPKPLSIAEINTGDYEAQLVSIDDVQFETEDGTYKGNQPITDCKDLIDVLTITKASFAEENYPNGNGKIIGIASTYTNSVLLIRDLDDTMNMTGTRCVPTGDITNKVFISEIADPDNNTKARFIELYNADTKPIDLTAWTLNRYTNANTTVSSSIDLTGITLEVGQVFVIAVDATEFEAVYGFAPDMDGTSTGPAGSNGDDNITLVDPNGTLIDIFGVIGEDGSGTNHEFEDGRALRNASVMQGNPVYTFSEWQIWNDTGNGGTTKLPQNAPDDFTPGIR